Part of the Chitinophagales bacterium genome is shown below.
CTTGGTTTTGTTACTAGAAGGCAAGGTGATCCAGTTCGTGGAACCCAGTTGGCGGTATTGCACTTTATATTTTTTTACTCCTGATGCCGGCCCCCATGCAAGGGTAGTCTTTAAAGGTTTAGGTGTTGCTTTCATCGTGAAACCGGTAATCCTGCTGCACGGGTCCCATGGATATTTGTAAATCCGGTAGCTTTTTTGCCCGATAGTATCAAAACTCATTTCCCAAACAATGTTTTTATTGTGATCCACTTCAGTATGATTGGGTAAACCCCATGGAACAAGACCCCAATCGATCATCGTATTTCCGTTGGGCAGGCGCTGTGCGTTACCTGTCGCAGGACCATAAACCTTTATACCGTTTACATCCGGATGCTCATAATCCCAGACAAGCGTGGCTATTTTATTTACTTCGTCAAGAGAATATTCTTTCACACTTGAGACTTGCGGCACCATGTGATTCCCATTATTAAAAATAGTGATGTTGCCATTGGGAATGCGTCGCAGATCGTGTTGAGATGCAAAGTGTTTTATATTGTTATCGTTCACAAATGTGAATTGATTGTTTTCTCCTCCCATTCTCCAGATGATATTCCCTGTCTCCCTGTTGATCTTAGTGAGTTCATCCATGTTTCTACTGGAGATCAGGATATTGCCATCCAAATCGCGTTCTATTGAGTTCCCATGTACATAATCCACTGTTAAATTAGTAAGCGGAGTGTACTGATTGGCATCTGTAAACTGAAAGTGGTCATCACTTCTCCATTCAAATACTACATCCCTGTTTACATCCAGCTCCTGAAGCACAAGATATTGAACCATGGCATTGGGCAAACCTCCATAGGCGGTCATATCGGTAGATAAAATATCATAGGCAAACATGAAAATATGGCCGTCGGGATACATCACCACATCATGGGAATTGGTTGACAATTCATATCCGTTTTTACATTGCACAGAATCAATGACATAGTAATTTGAATCGAGGATCATCCAAATGCCCCGCGCAAATACAAAATAGGAGAGATATCCGTTTTTATTCACCTTAAAATCACGGCCATCCATACCCACATCACGCGCCCATACCATGGTTCCATCATTTTCAATGATCGTTGTAAATGAATTGGTTCCAGGCTTCGGGCCAGTCTGATCTTCATGATTGGTATAAAAAATACGACCTGGTGCAGGATTATTATTTACATTAATAGTGTAGGGTGGCATGGAATCCAGCGGGTAAGTAATTTTTTCACCGGTTTTCTCTGTTGGGTCGTAACCATATTCTTCAATGAAAAATTGAAGTTTTGCCTGGCGTATCAGTTCATCTTCTTCAGGAGTAGTTTTATTGCGAATTCCAAAGTTAGAAGTAACTCCCTCAATCTTTTCACCCGTTGCTTTGCGAAGTTTGGAATTTACGGTTACGTTCACTGTTTCACCATACTCAAAAACATGGTCAGGTTTAATAATTACAGTCTTATTATCGTCTGATAACCGGGCTGTCCAGCTGTGTTTACCGCTGACAGAACCATTAATTTCCACCAGGCCTTTTTCCTTCAGGGATTCGTGGTCTATGAAATTCCCATTTTTAAGAGCAAAGGTTACTTGGGGATGATGGTCCTTAGAGCCGGGTCGGGGGTTGATGTAATTGAATTGTGCCAGTGTTTCTTTTACAATGAAGGCTGAAAAAAGTATAGTAAGAAGAAATTTCATGTGGGCTTTTTTTGTAAATAATTGAAAATTAGTATGAGGTGGAAATGAGTTGACAAGTGTTTATTGCAATAGCAATAAACTAGAAAGCCCTGTCATAAAAATGACAAGGTGAAGATGCTCAAATTTGGAAGCTCTGAATAATAATGCGTGTACCAGCTTTGGGAGGTGGTGGATGAAAGCCTGTGTAGATTTCTGCAGTATGAAAAATGTCTTTCGGATAAAATATTTGATCCGAAAAAAGCACTGCAATAAGAGATTGTAAATCGGTAACTGTATCAGCTTGAAGGAAATGATACTGACCAATGGTTTTAAAAAATGCTAGATGATTACCTTGACAGTTACCGCTACTGTCCTCGTGATGACAGGAACCAGATTTCTGAACAGGCTCCTCAGTATCTCCTTCGTTGCAGCACGCAAAAAGACCGATAGAACAGCGGAAAGAGCATAGGTGAGTGTGCAGTATTACCAGCACAACTACCCATGAAAGACTTTTGACTATCTGATTAGGCTTCTCCACTTTGTATACCAAAGATATAAAAAAGTGAATGATGCTCAAATTTAATAGTTCATCTAAGGTGATCGTTAATGCATCCCGTGCATATCCATTACCGTTGAATCAGAACTTGCTCCTTCGGCAACTGTCACTACAAAGTCGCTTGTTATAACTTTGCCATTGCGTTGGAACTGCGTGAAAAGCTTGTAGCGACCTGGCTCTGGAAAATCCACCATAAAGTCCACATTTCCCGTTTGGCTTGAACTCAGATTCTCCATCGGATGTGCGTGAATAAAGTCCAGACTGCCTTCCCGGAGTATTACTGAATGTCCCAGAGCCCCAAGGTATTGTTCAAGATCAATCACCGGATTTCCATTTTGGGATAGATAGAACATAAGCATTGACTCAGCTCGGGTTTTTAATAGTCCATGGGTATTGAGAACAATCTGTAACCCTTCAAAACTCTTATTCCTTTCTTCATTACCAAGTTCCTGTGGCTCATAATTTGCCATGCTACCTACTGAAACATCTTGACTTAGAGTAATGGCAAGCGGCATACCCATGTTATCCATCTCTCCACCTTCAACAGCAAAGTCAGCGAAGATCCGATAGTCTCCATCAGCTGGGAACATCAGGTCTTCCAGTGTAAATGTGCCACTTGATGAATTGTATAGGGGATGGATGTGTTGAAAATACGCCAGGTCTTTTCGGACCACAATCACGTGCATCGGTTTGGTGTGTGTAATTGCGAAATCTTTCAGTGTATTGCCTTCTTCGTCTACGATTGAGAATGTGTATTCGTTCGGAGCGTTTACTGCATACATCTTGCCCTGCGAATCTGACTTTACAGTGTATGATAGGTGGCTTTGAATTGGAGTGCCAGAAGACGTTTCTGTCGCTGAATTATTTTTTGTTGCAATAAAGAAAATACTGCTTAGGACAATAATGCTAATTATGATAACGAGATATTTGTTTTTCATAAATTTTAAAATTAGAGAATTTGGATCCATGTATCGCCCGTATCACTGCTTTTGTAAAGCTTATTTTCATGAGTGAGCGCATAGACAACACTTGGATTGCTTCGACTAAAGGCAATATGGAGTAGTGTTTCTCTGTTAAATGCTTCGTTTACTTTCTTCCACATCTTACCACTATCCGTGCTCTTTCCTAAGCCTCCTAATTTTTCACTGAAACTTAGAAAGGTTTTTGGATCTTGGGGATGGATTACAAGGACTGATACGGCACCTCCTTCTAATTCTGGCGATAAAGACGCCCAGGTTACACCTTTATCTCGACTGACCATTGCGCCTTGTTTGGTTGCGGCATACACCACATTCGCATCCTGTGTATCAGCCGCAAGATATACCGGTAGCAGTTCGTGATTTACAATCTCCCATGTTTTGCCCTGATCAATGCTTCGCTGGATGTTGCCTTGATACCAACCATAAATAAGATTTGGATCTACCGGACTAACTGCCATTGCATGGAAGTCAACCGGCCCGTTAACTCCGCTAGAAATTTTCTGCCATGTAACTCCGCCGTCTTCTGACTTCTGAAATCCAATATTACCTCCCGTACTTGGATGACCACTTGAAAAGGCAATATTTGCCTCTGTAGGATGAATTGAGAACCCCATATAGTCATCCTTGCTTTTACCCACTCGGTAAAGGTCTTTTTCATTTATGAGAACTAAGAGGCCGTGGTGCGTTGCAATGTAGAGTTTGTTCGAATCTGCTACATCGACTGCTAACCCGTGACCATGAGTAATAGATTGTTCTTGGTATAGATCGTTCGCTAATGAGCTGTTTGCTGTATTATTGTTCCCGCGCGAAAGCAATATGATGCCTCCGACTATAATTACAGCGATTATCACAAATAAAAGTGGTTTCTTTTTCATAATTAAAAAATAATTGTTGATAATTGATACGCTCCAACCGGTTCCTGATAAGTCGCCATCATGACAGCGCCGATCAGAAGCACGATGACCCACACAGCGAGGAATCCTTTCTTTTCTTCTCCAAGTAAAAGATCAATGACCTTGATCGCACCGCCGATAATGAGACATGCACCGAAGAGCAAATGCCAGTTCATCGAAGCAATGACTGATTGAGTAATCCCAAGCTGCTGATGAAAAAAGAAAATTGAACCCGTAAGAAAGATGACGATTGAAGTGACAAAAGCCAGCCATGGGATATTTTTTCTTTGGCGTATCCATTCGGCGACTCCGGCAGTAGTAAATAAAATTCCGCCCATAAAGTGCTGCAAAAATTGAGACCAGTGTGTGAGCAAGTATCCTACTGCGTACGGATTGTCATAAATAGAGTGATAAATAACATCGACAAATGAAAGAGATAGACCGAGGATTAAGAAAAGAATTGGTACAAGATATTTCGATACAAACCTTCTGATTGGGAGCTTGAAATGCTCGATGATACCTCCTGCAATAACAATTAAAAGGAAGACTCCAATGATTCTATGTCCGAGTACCGAATACTTCACCCATTCTGCTGTCGTATGAATTTTGAGCGTTTCCGCAAGGATAGTTGTCGTGTCGGCATAGGCAATCGGCTGGCCAAGGGTCATCAGCACCATTATTAATGCCTCGAGAGCCATGACCACATCTTCTATAAGTGTTACCGATGTCATGGGAATCTTGAACACCATACCAAGGCACGCGCACGGGATTTCTTCTTTCTCTCTGATCTTTTGGATCACACCAATGGTGCTGACTGTCATTAAGGCGAAGGTGAAGACATCACGATAAATGCCACCTATGTCAGCAAGGTAAAATGCAGCGATTGAAAGTTCCAGGAATGGATATATGAATGCATATGCTCGGGAACGCTTGGCAAGGATGTCATACGTGCTGTAAGCATCAGTAAATGCTCGCAGATTGAATATTTTAAACAATCCAAAGATAGCAAAGAATGACCCCATCATCATTCGCATTGAAAATGCGATATCCAATGAATTATGAAGGACGCTTGGGATTAGCGTAAAAAAGAAAATTGAAGAGAAAATAACAATTAACGGGAGAAACTTTTTAAAGTTGGACTGTTGCTTCGGCGCTTTACCAATACAAGTCGCCCCCTCTGGTGCGTGGTGATCGCAGTAATAGTGAACAAGGCCGTCTTTGTCGGCTTTTAGAAACGTCCCGTCCATAGAGCATTTTTCACAGGTATGCTTCATACTATTTTCGCTTTAAACGATAGACTTTTAATATCTCACTCTTTGCTTTGTCTGTTTGTCCTTTTTTAATTTGATTTACAAGACAGTGGCCGAGATGACTTTCTAGCAATTCGTCCTCGACTCGTGACAGGGCTTGCTTAATAGCAGAAGTTTGAGTAATAATATCGATACAGTACGCATCATTCGATACCATTTTATGCGCACCTCGTATTTGGCCTTCAATAATTTTTAGCCTTTTGAGGACTTTAGGCTTATCTACTCTTTGCATAGTTTTAATATATACCCGTAGGGGGTATAAGTCAACACACTATAAAACTGATCTATACCTTTATCAAGAAAACGTAACTCGGGTTTTATTTAATGCATCACTAACCAATTGAAATATCCTGATTGTTAACTTCTGAACTCCCTTTTAATGATAAAGAGTTAGCACTGAATGGTTGACTTGTAGTTCCATCAATCATTAATTTCAAGTACATATTGTATCTGGGCAGATTAATGAAATCTTCTTTATTAAAAATAGGATAGAACTCCTTTTCCAAGATTTCAGCGTCCATTGCTCCTACTCGAAATGAGATAATAGTTCCCACGTTTCCGAAAATAGCTCCTCGAATACGTTCATCAATTTGCTCAATGTATTGGTGCGTGAGGAAAAGAGAAAGTCCGTACTTTCTTGCTTCAGCCAGTACATCAACGAAGGAAAGCGAAATGAAAGAATGCATTTCATCCACATAGAGATAAAAGGGTTTCCGGATATGTTCTAGTTGCGTTGCTCGATGCATTGCCGCAAGCTGAATCGAGGTCAGCAGAATGCTTCCAAGCAGCGAAGACGCATCTTCGCCAATCTCTCCTTTTGATAAGTTTACTATCAAAATCTTACCCTCATCCAATACCTGCTGAATTCGAATCCCCTTGGTCTTTTGACCTACAATGTTTCGTAATGGAATGGAAGTAAGGAATAAACCAACTTTATTCAAAATTGGAGAAATAGCTTCTGAGCGAAACTGAGGTGAATATTTTTCAAATTCCTTGCTCCAAAACGATTTTGAAGCTGCGTTTTGAACATACAACAGCACATGGTTTCTGAAACCCATGTCGGTAAGTAAAGGCTGAATATCAAGAAGCGTAGCATCAGGGTATTCCATAAGTGTGAGCAAACAATAACGCAGGATATATTCAAGTCTTGGTCCCCACGATTCAGCCCATATCTTTTTGAAGGTTGAAATAAGGCCAGACGCAACCAAGTGATGATACTTTGGATGTACAGCATGCAAAGGGTTGAATGCAATTGGATGCTCTGAATCTGTGGCATTAAAGTATATGAGATCGCTCTTTCTTTCTTCGGGAATGTAGTTAAGTATGTCTCGCGCAATGTCTCCATGGGGGTCAATTATTCCGCAACCAATTCCTCGCTCAATATCAGAAATAGCCATATTCTCAAGGAGTGTTGACTTACCGGTTCCGCTCTTTCCGATAACATAAATATGCTGTAAGCGATCCTTGTCTTTAATACCAAAGCACTGCTTTTGACTGCGATAATTGGTGACGCCAATGGGTGTAATTTTAGAATGTTCATCCATATAAAAACAATAGAGGTTTTTCTGATACAAAACAGGAGGGAGAAAGGATGCTTTGTGGCAAATAAGTGGCCTCCACCGGCAATTTTTCCCTCCTTCCACACAATGATTTTTTAAGTAAGAATGAAAGAAGCTGAGAAGATTTTCAGCTTTCTTATGAACTTACAAGAAGACAACCCGAAATCAAAATTCATCTATACTGAGGAGCAATTGCAAAACATTTCCGAGCTCTGTGATGTGTTGCGAACTATAAGAGCTCGCCTTATCCGGGAAGGAATTTCAATAGAGGAGGTAAGGAACGAGATTGCCAAGAAAAGAGGTGATGATACAATATAAGTGTATGTCAATCGCTCTTGATAAAACATTTAAAAACCATTACCTACTCTACGCCAGAAAAAGTACAGATGACAAAGAGAATCAGAAAAACTCCTTGAGTTATCAAATCTCTGAAGGTTTAAAGTATGCAAAGGCAAATAAACTATCTATTGCCCAAATTACTATTCCTGGGTTTTCAACTATGGGCGAAATTAAAGAGAGGCACACCGGTTTTAAAGAGGATGAAGATTTCAGTATCAATGAAAACGGAACAGTGAGTTATAGAATTGAAAGACCAAAGTTTCACTGGCTTGTCAAATACTTAAAAGAAGGTTCTTTCAAAGGAGTAATATTTCTCTGCTGGGACAGAGCGAGCCGCAACAAGAATGATGATAGCCTGCTCAGAAAGCTCATGAATCAGTGCGACATTCATTTTGTGCAAACTCAATATGATTATAAAAGTAGTTCCGGCCAACTACACATGGATATTGATGGAACGTTTGCGCAGCACTACTCCAGGGTAATGAGTGAAAAGATTCGAAACCAAAATAGAAAACTACGTGAGGAGGGAGCTTGTCTTTATAAGGCTCCTATTGGCTATTTGAATGAGGGTAACTCCCAACACAAACCATTCGATCCTACAAGGGCACCTATTGTTAAGAACATTTTTGAAATGTATGCAGAAGGCACCTGGACCCTAAGAGAATTATCACAATGGGCTATCAAACAAGGTCTGACCATGCCACCGATTCGGAGAAAGCGTACTTCTGAGGAAATGCTTTCGGATGAGGAAATAGAAATAGAACCCAGTTGCCACCTCGCGACATACAAAAACATTCAATTTATTCTTACAAATCGTTTTTACATTGGTAAGATTCGAGATAAAGAAAACAATTGGCGGGATAGTATAAGCCATGAGCCTCTTATCTCCACAGAACTGTTTTATCGCGTCCAGGACGTTCTCAAATCAAAAAAAGTGAGCGTGCACTACATAGAGAAGGCTTACTTCCCTTATCGCGGTATTGTGCGCTGTATGCACTGTAAACGCGTTTATACCCCATATGAGCAAAAAGGTATTCACTATTATGGTGTAAGGTGTGATAAACCATGCGAAAATCAAAAACGTAACATATCATCAAGGTTTATTGAAGAAATGGTAGGCCAAGCTCTGTGTGAATTGTCTTTTACCGAAGAAGAACTCGAGGAAATCAATTCTCGAAAAAACACAGATCTACCAAGACTTGAAGAGAAACGTTTGAAAGAGTTGGACCAAAAAGAGTATCAAAAAAGGAAGTTAAGAGAAGACCTTGCCTATTTACACACAAATAAGTTGTCATTACTCAGAAGTTCTGTTTATACAACCGATGATTTCCTGGAAGAGGAAATTAAGTTAAATAAGGCCCTTGAGAATCTACAAATGGAAGAACAAGCTTCCGACATCGCAATGCACGAAGTAATCAATGATATCCTATTGCTTTCCGAACTACTAAAAGATGCTTATACTTTCTATTATAAAGCTAATTCAAATGAAAAACGGCTTCTAATTCAAAAAGTCTTTTCCGAACTTTTATTTGACGGAAATACGTTACAGTACAAGGCTAAAAATGGATTTAAGCTCCTTGAATCCCATTCTGTGTCATTGGGTGGAGACTATACCTGGATTTCCGAAGCTGTTAGATGTCACCAACTCATAAAGTGTAGCATAGAAGATTTAAAAAGTTTGTCACCACCAGACTAATATAATTGCCCTCTCTGGCAATTTCTCCTCCGTTCAAGTGATTACAAATTTTATTTACACTTCATTCATATGATCCCAAATAATTTAAAAGCAATTCGAAAAGCATGTGGTCTAACACAAGTAGCAGTTGCTAAGAGATTAGGATTTCATAGTACGGATCGTATCTCCAAATGGGAGTACGGAACGATGTACCCGCACATGGTCAATCTTCTGAAGCTTTCAATCATCTATGACAAAAGACCAGAAGAGCTGTATCCAGAACTTCTGTTTAACCTCCGGCTTGAAATGACTCCTAAGCCTGTCTATTCTCCTGTTCCATCCTCTTCTCCTGAAGATACTTATCCAAAGCCTCTGCAGTCCCAAACTCTTCACAAATCAGACGTGCTCTGATTGTAACTACGACTTCGCATAGATCCTGAACGTTCTCAAGGTCTTTGTCGGAGAAGAATCGACGTTCTTCTGGTATAAGCAAATGAATATTCTTTGCTTAGGAAAAAGCTTTGAATTGTAAGCCTCTCCTTAATTCTAACTATGTGGCAATTAGATAATGCCTCTTCGTTTTACTACTTCATAGACACTAAGTCCCTGGTTCAATTCTTCTGGTCCAATTATTCCTCTCCTAACGAGAATCTCACCTATAGACATAGTCTGTAATTCCTGGGCCGAGATAATTCCTCTTCGAACTAATTCGGCAGCAACTTGTTGATCGTTCATAGTTTTTTTGCTAAAAATAGTTTAATAATTTGCATTTTACTATATAAAAAAGATACATACAAATGTTAAAAAAGAATGGATCCCTTGTTTTCAACGCGTCCCAGCATATTGAAAAACATAATGAAAACATGCGAGCAAGAAATATTGTTTGGAATAATCAAGCCATAAATTTTCAAGCTGATTATGTTAAAGGATGGTTAATTACAGATAAAAGAAATCGTGTAGATGCCTTTAAAATAAAACCTGAAACAATAAAAAGAACAGTGGTAGAATTTAGATTAGGTAAATACGCTCCCATTTCCTCTCCGACTGAAAAGACAATAAACCAATTCCCCTTGGAGCCCATGTATAATTGTTTTGGATATTGCTTTGGGGATAGTGAGTACTTTATTCCTAATCCAACTCCGATAATACAAGATGAATATGAAATAGTACCAGAAATTGAGAAAGCAGAAATGATCATGCACGTCAATCACAACGGCTTCAATGATCAGGGAGATGATATCTGGCAATATACTCACGGAATGATTCTAAATCTCAATGGGACTGTTTCTTTCAAACCAGGGTTCTGTAAATTGGAATCGGAAATTGCTTTTACACAGAGAAATACAATTTATAACTTTAACCATGAAGAATATCTTCGGAGAAGATGATCTTTAGTTTCATTAAATTTATTGCATGGCTTAAATTTGCCGACGCCTAATTTTTAGGATGTTTCTTTGAATGTACTCTCCTTCTCTTCAAGTACTTCTTTATCAGAAATTCGGTCAACTGAACTTTGTTAAGTTGTTCAAATTCTTCGAGCTCTTTTTCAGAGAGGTTATCAATCCATTTTAGTGCTTCTTTTCTTTTTTTTAAAGAAAGCTGCTTCATTGAATCTCTTAAGTCTTGTTTACGTGATGGCATAAGAAAATACCTATAAATGATATGAGTAAAAACAAATAGCCCTCACCATCTAAGGTGGCTCGTAGAAAGACCTATACGATATTTTAAGCTACTTGAATACAGCTTTGTAGCATGATCGCAAACTCGTGTCAATGATTATAAATACAATCAGAAGATTGCCATATCTGTCAAATTCTACCTCCTTTCTTCTTTTCACCGCTATGCTACGTTTGATGTATGGCAGATATTCCCAACAGTCTCAAAAAATATCGGCGAATTACCGGCTACACACAAAAGGAAGTTGCAAAGATTTTGGAATTTAAAAGTACCAGCCGAATTTCCAGATGGGAAAAAGGAGAAAGTATGCCTTCAGTAAAGAATCTTCTCAAACTCAGTTTTCTATATGCAACACTTCCTAATGACCTTTATTACGACCTATGGATGGAGGTTAGAAATAATCTGCGAAAGAAGAAATAAAATGGCATTCATAAAATTACCATAACGATACATCACTGATCTTCTACCCTCAAAGCATTGATGCAGGAATGAAGAACAGAAAACTGAAAAGTTTTTTTACAGGGTAACAAACCTTGTGCGTGTTCCCCGTACTTCACGTTTTTCGGCGCAAAAAAATGAAAAAGCAACTCGCTCGCTCTAATCGAATCGAATAATTTCTTTAAAGAAATTATATCGATCGAGTGAAAAGTTATTAACACAATTAACCATATTTATCAAATTATGAGCACAGAATCAAATGCAGAAAATTATGAAAGCAAGTTTGCCTATGAACTGGCTAACGTATTAAATGATCATCAGTCCATCCAAGTCTATGTAAAATTTACTCAAAAATACAAGGAAGAGTTTTTACGGAAGATTCTACTTCGGGTAATGTCGATACCGGATAACAAGATAAAGCGGACTCGGGGTGCCTTATTCACCTATCTTGTCAATCAACATGGCTTCGACCATTCTCGGAATTAGCCCTGGAACGCGTATAATGGGCCTTGGAGTGATTCAAAATGGTGAACTGGTGGAATGGCAGGTGAAGACCTTTAAAGGTTCCTGGTCGAAAGAAAAGCTGCGTCTCATTATAGACAATATTCAAAGTATTAGTGATCATTTCAAAGTATCTGTCATAGCGTTAAAAGTCGTATCTCCACTTCGCACTTCGAAGAATTTATTGAATTTGACTAAAGGAATTATGGAAACAGCAGAGAAGAATAAAATCCGTCTTTCCAGGTTCACCGGTCAAGATCTAAAACTCAGGGCAGAACCTGCGGAAAAACATTCTAGCAGTGATTTGATGGAATTTGTATTAGACAAATATCCGGTACTGAAACGGGAATATTTAAAGGAAAGAAACAACCTGAATCCGTACTACTTCAAAATGTTTGAAGCGATTGCTGCGGCTCTGATTGCAGAAAGAACACGATAACTTATTTTTTTTGCCATAAGTGGCAAATTTAGTAAGGGTATTCAACAGAAAAAATTTCATGGGATCATGATAAAATTTTCATAAAGAAAAAACTGCTCTTTATGAAAACAAAACAAACCTTCGAATCTCTCATGGATGAGTTTCAGGATCATTTTGATCTGCTCACTGTCTTTGATGATTTTTTAACTATCGCTATTGCACTCTGTGGAAGAAATCCACACACCGGGCGCTCATTTGATGAAACCCTATATCTATGTGTGATGGATAAGTACAAACATCATGACCTCCGATCTAACTTTCCTAAAATGCTTTCTACTCTTACCTTACAAGTGACTCAACGGATTGAAAGCAAGCAAGGATGCGATATTCTGGGAGAGTATTATGAATCCAGATTGGCAAAGGAGAAACCATCTGAACTTTTTATTCCTTATCCAATTTCCAGATTCATGGCACGCAGTGCCATTAGAGATGCAGAAAAAGTGTTTCCTAAAACACGCTTTCAGATGCTTGATCCTGAATGTGGAAGTGGACGCATGTTACTTTCGATGGCTTTCGAAAGTCAAAAGAAGCATCACTACTTCGGCATTGACAGCAATCTCACATTTGTAAAAATGACGGTACTCAGTTTGTT
Proteins encoded:
- a CDS encoding aryl-sulfate sulfotransferase; protein product: MKFLLTILFSAFIVKETLAQFNYINPRPGSKDHHPQVTFALKNGNFIDHESLKEKGLVEINGSVSGKHSWTARLSDDNKTVIIKPDHVFEYGETVNVTVNSKLRKATGEKIEGVTSNFGIRNKTTPEEDELIRQAKLQFFIEEYGYDPTEKTGEKITYPLDSMPPYTINVNNNPAPGRIFYTNHEDQTGPKPGTNSFTTIIENDGTMVWARDVGMDGRDFKVNKNGYLSYFVFARGIWMILDSNYYVIDSVQCKNGYELSTNSHDVVMYPDGHIFMFAYDILSTDMTAYGGLPNAMVQYLVLQELDVNRDVVFEWRSDDHFQFTDANQYTPLTNLTVDYVHGNSIERDLDGNILISSRNMDELTKINRETGNIIWRMGGENNQFTFVNDNNIKHFASQHDLRRIPNGNITIFNNGNHMVPQVSSVKEYSLDEVNKIATLVWDYEHPDVNGIKVYGPATGNAQRLPNGNTMIDWGLVPWGLPNHTEVDHNKNIVWEMSFDTIGQKSYRIYKYPWDPCSRITGFTMKATPKPLKTTLAWGPASGVKKYKVQYRQLGSTNWITLPSSNKTKVQLTGLLSSTSYEWHVQTLCKTSPLIVSNFSILDTFTTPPQKLLNEDVLSDDLLSLYPVPATDKLTIEIAEPVNADISILNMLGSIMYVNQLNDDEQAMLEVNTQQWPAGVYVVRIDDGENPALMKKFVKE
- a CDS encoding metal-sensitive transcriptional regulator, which produces MQRVDKPKVLKRLKIIEGQIRGAHKMVSNDAYCIDIITQTSAIKQALSRVEDELLESHLGHCLVNQIKKGQTDKAKSEILKVYRLKRK
- a CDS encoding type IV secretion system DNA-binding domain-containing protein, whose protein sequence is MDEHSKITPIGVTNYRSQKQCFGIKDKDRLQHIYVIGKSGTGKSTLLENMAISDIERGIGCGIIDPHGDIARDILNYIPEERKSDLIYFNATDSEHPIAFNPLHAVHPKYHHLVASGLISTFKKIWAESWGPRLEYILRYCLLTLMEYPDATLLDIQPLLTDMGFRNHVLLYVQNAASKSFWSKEFEKYSPQFRSEAISPILNKVGLFLTSIPLRNIVGQKTKGIRIQQVLDEGKILIVNLSKGEIGEDASSLLGSILLTSIQLAAMHRATQLEHIRKPFYLYVDEMHSFISLSFVDVLAEARKYGLSLFLTHQYIEQIDERIRGAIFGNVGTIISFRVGAMDAEILEKEFYPIFNKEDFINLPRYNMYLKLMIDGTTSQPFSANSLSLKGSSEVNNQDISIG
- a CDS encoding recombinase family protein; the encoded protein is MSIALDKTFKNHYLLYARKSTDDKENQKNSLSYQISEGLKYAKANKLSIAQITIPGFSTMGEIKERHTGFKEDEDFSINENGTVSYRIERPKFHWLVKYLKEGSFKGVIFLCWDRASRNKNDDSLLRKLMNQCDIHFVQTQYDYKSSSGQLHMDIDGTFAQHYSRVMSEKIRNQNRKLREEGACLYKAPIGYLNEGNSQHKPFDPTRAPIVKNIFEMYAEGTWTLRELSQWAIKQGLTMPPIRRKRTSEEMLSDEEIEIEPSCHLATYKNIQFILTNRFYIGKIRDKENNWRDSISHEPLISTELFYRVQDVLKSKKVSVHYIEKAYFPYRGIVRCMHCKRVYTPYEQKGIHYYGVRCDKPCENQKRNISSRFIEEMVGQALCELSFTEEELEEINSRKNTDLPRLEEKRLKELDQKEYQKRKLREDLAYLHTNKLSLLRSSVYTTDDFLEEEIKLNKALENLQMEEQASDIAMHEVINDILLLSELLKDAYTFYYKANSNEKRLLIQKVFSELLFDGNTLQYKAKNGFKLLESHSVSLGGDYTWISEAVRCHQLIKCSIEDLKSLSPPD
- a CDS encoding helix-turn-helix domain-containing protein, translated to MIPNNLKAIRKACGLTQVAVAKRLGFHSTDRISKWEYGTMYPHMVNLLKLSIIYDKRPEELYPELLFNLRLEMTPKPVYSPVPSSSPEDTYPKPLQSQTLHKSDVL
- a CDS encoding helix-turn-helix domain-containing protein; translation: MADIPNSLKKYRRITGYTQKEVAKILEFKSTSRISRWEKGESMPSVKNLLKLSFLYATLPNDLYYDLWMEVRNNLRKKK
- a CDS encoding crossover junction endodeoxyribonuclease RuvC, which gives rise to MASTILGISPGTRIMGLGVIQNGELVEWQVKTFKGSWSKEKLRLIIDNIQSISDHFKVSVIALKVVSPLRTSKNLLNLTKGIMETAEKNKIRLSRFTGQDLKLRAEPAEKHSSSDLMEFVLDKYPVLKREYLKERNNLNPYYFKMFEAIAAALIAERTR
- a CDS encoding N-6 DNA methylase: MKTKQTFESLMDEFQDHFDLLTVFDDFLTIAIALCGRNPHTGRSFDETLYLCVMDKYKHHDLRSNFPKMLSTLTLQVTQRIESKQGCDILGEYYESRLAKEKPSELFIPYPISRFMARSAIRDAEKVFPKTRFQMLDPECGSGRMLLSMAFESQKKHHYFGIDSNLTFVKMTVLSLFLSGVVSAEIMCADADIPHDFKGSYKISLWPYGIFRQEVKEKSQLWRVANSTVVPTEINKVYQN